In the genome of Nocardioides seonyuensis, one region contains:
- a CDS encoding WXG100 family type VII secretion target — protein MTSHDVDVDIDIDIDELAAVVAAMDACGRALADQAAALEATHRRLHQDWSGLSGEAHGHFVTRWRGSFEEMATTLAGLRSLGSDARARYCGAVEANLALWRQVT, from the coding sequence ATGACGAGCCATGACGTCGACGTCGACATCGACATCGACATCGACGAGCTTGCCGCCGTGGTCGCTGCGATGGATGCGTGCGGTCGCGCCCTGGCCGACCAGGCAGCCGCCCTCGAGGCCACCCACCGACGTCTGCACCAGGACTGGTCGGGGCTCTCGGGCGAAGCCCACGGGCACTTCGTCACCAGGTGGCGTGGGTCCTTCGAGGAGATGGCGACGACCCTGGCCGGCCTCCGCTCCCTCGGCAGCGACGCACGTGCCCGCTACTGCGGCGCGGTCGAGGCCAACCTCGCGCTGTGGCGACAGGTGACCTGA
- a CDS encoding WXG100 family type VII secretion target, whose protein sequence is MEIPLDIRLDPAQLSSGADEVEGRADQIGARRAEVDSAVESLLASWHGQAAARFARLWERWAAGADEAVTTLASSAAALRHARDQLVSADRDRAEEHAHLQGRLG, encoded by the coding sequence ATGGAGATCCCGCTCGACATCCGGCTCGACCCGGCCCAGCTGTCCTCCGGCGCCGACGAGGTCGAGGGCCGGGCTGACCAGATAGGGGCTCGTCGCGCAGAGGTCGACTCCGCGGTCGAGTCCCTCCTCGCGTCGTGGCACGGCCAGGCCGCAGCGAGGTTCGCGCGCCTCTGGGAGAGGTGGGCCGCCGGCGCCGACGAGGCCGTCACGACGCTTGCCTCGAGCGCAGCCGCGCTGCGCCACGCTCGCGACCAGCTGGTCTCGGCCGACCGCGACCGCGCCGAGGAGCACGCACACCTCCAGGGCCGGCTGGGATGA
- a CDS encoding flavin reductase family protein produces MHLDGTQFSEFTDGLDFPMYVVTVARGVEAADRSGCLVGFGSQVSLDPPLFLVCLSKKNHTHSLAVEAEVLAVHLLAEDERELAELFGGETRDEGVDKFERCAWRSGPGGVPVLDECPRVLVGRVGQRLELGDHTGFVLEPLSLVVRDGQPGLTFHDVEDIDPGHPG; encoded by the coding sequence ATGCACCTGGACGGCACCCAGTTCTCGGAGTTCACCGACGGGCTCGACTTCCCGATGTACGTCGTCACGGTCGCCCGAGGCGTGGAGGCGGCGGACCGCTCCGGCTGCCTGGTCGGGTTCGGCAGCCAGGTGAGCCTGGACCCCCCGCTCTTCCTGGTGTGCCTGTCGAAGAAGAACCACACCCACTCCCTTGCGGTGGAGGCGGAGGTGCTCGCCGTCCACCTCCTGGCGGAGGACGAGCGCGAGCTGGCCGAGCTGTTCGGCGGAGAGACCAGGGACGAGGGGGTCGACAAGTTCGAGCGGTGCGCCTGGCGCTCCGGTCCGGGTGGCGTGCCCGTGCTGGACGAGTGTCCACGGGTGCTCGTGGGGCGCGTGGGGCAACGCCTCGAGCTCGGCGACCACACCGGCTTCGTGCTGGAGCCGCTCTCGCTCGTCGTGCGCGACGGTCAGCCGGGCCTGACCTTCCACGACGTCGAGGACATCGATCCCGGACACCCCGGCTGA